GAGCAGCATGTCTCGACATCGCGGGTCTCCGCGACGGGCACCGCGGGCCTCTCCCGCAGCTTCCAACCCGTCACGGCCAACCCGGCCGGCACTCTCACTCTCCGGCACCGCCAAGGCAGCACACACAAAGGATGACGAATTCCGGGAGCGCTGCCGCAAGCGCCGCGTCAGATGGGATAATCGGACCCGGACGTCTGCTACCGTCGTGCCTGGTTCGGAACGGAAAGAAGGGAGAATCCGGCTATGAAACTGTTTATCGGACTGGACCTCGGCGTGAACAAAGCAGCGATCTGCGTTCTCGATGACAACGGTGGAACTGTTCTTCAAACGATCGTTCCTTCCGAGCCCGCGCAGGTGATCGCAAAGCTGTCGAAGCTCTCAGGGGAGATCGCGCTCATCGGGTTCGAAGCCCGTCCGCTCTCGGAATGGATGTATGGTGCTTTGCGGGATGCAGGATACCCGGTGTTCTGCATCGAGACCCGTCATACGCAGCGCTTCCTGTCGACGCGGCCGAACAAGACCGATCGCAACGACGCGCACGGCATCGCCACCATGATGCGTGTCGGCCATTTCAAGCCGGTGCATGTGAAGAGCCGAGAATCTCAAATGGTGCGCTCACTATTGATCGGCCGTCGCCAGTTCATGTCGGCGATGCTGCAAATCGAGAATACGATCCGCGGCCTGTTGCGAACGCAAGGGCAGAAGCTGGGCCGTGTCCATCGATACAAGTTCAGCGAGCGGGTTTTCGAACTATGCGGAAGGGAGCCGATGTTGCTGCCGGCTATCGAGCCGCTGCTTGCTGCACGGGACGAGATGCGTGTCCAGGTGCGCAAACTCGACAATGCGCTGGAACGCGCATCGCGCGCCGATCTCGCCGCATCGCCATCGTGATGCACCGGATATGGATCACGAACGAGCCGTTCCGATACGGAGCAAGCGAGAAGACCTGCGCGACAGCAGGCTGACAGCAGCTCCGCCGGATGGTCCAGCTCCCCGAGGGAGAGGCCAGTCCGTCTCGATCCGCGGTTCAATCCCTGTGCCGATGCCCGAGCACGCGCTGCTAGCGTGGACGGCCACCTCGTCGAAACCCATCATGGAGCGCAGTTGCTGCGACTCCGAATAGAAGCTTGATGCGGACTGGCCGGCAGAGTGATCGTGACCCGCATGGGCCGAAACCGCTGATGGCGGGTTCGGTCGAAGGCCGTTTTGCGGCCGGAGATAGAGCACGGTCGCGTGCAAGCGCGGCTGCCCCCAAGGACACGCTTGAAGGCCCTACAGCACCAGCTTGATTCCTGAAACCAGCAGCAGCAACGCAAGGATCCCGCGCAGCCAGCGATCCGAGAGATATCGACTTCCGACGAATGCTCCTATCGACCCGCCTGCGGCGACAGCAACCAGCCACCACGGCAAGGAGGCGGGAATCTGGTCCCAATAGAAATAGGCACCCAACAGGGCTGCCGCCGAGTTCATGAGATTGTAGACGGCCGTGGTCGCTGCGGTTTGATGTGCTGTTCCCCAGTTCATGGCGAGGATCACGGGTGCGAGGAACACGCCGCCGCCGGTTCCCGTGGTTCCGGAGACGAAGCCGATGACCGCGCCTGTTGCCAGCGCGCCCCAGAACGGTGGTGTTGACGGCGAGGCCACACTTGCATCGCCCTTCCTGAAAGCAGATCGTGCCATCTGGAGCGACGATAGTATGAGGATTATCCCAACAACAGGATAATAGACCTCTTCGCGCAGATGGACGGCTCCGCCAAGCAGGGAGAAGGGAAACCCGAGCACGGCGAAAGGATAGACGTTCCGCCACGACAGCCGCCGCGCCCGGATGAAATAGAACGTGCCTATCGCCGCGACGAGGAGGTTGAGGGCGAGCGCGGTCGTCTTCATGGCCAGCGGCGCAAAGCCCGCCAACGCCATCGCCGCGATGTAACCCGATGCTCCGGCCTGGCCGACCGCCGCATAGATCAGGGCGATAACGAGGAACGCCAACCCCAACCAGATTGCTTCATTGTCCAATGTAGGCAACGCCCCGTCTTCACATTCTTGCTTGGTTATGCCCGCAACAACCAGTTCAACCAAGCAAAGGTTCGGGCCGGATGCTTCTCTTCATTGACTGATTGAACAAGGAGATCGTGCCTTGACGTCCGGGGTCCGATTATAGAAGGGATGGAAGCCCGAAGGGTGAAGACCCGGCGCAGCCGAGGCTTCAGCGAAGCCGACAGCCCGGTCCCGAAGGGAGACGCCCCTGCGTCGAGACTATTCGTCGTCATCTTGCGGGTCGGGAGGAAGGGTCCAACCATCGGTTTGAAGCAGCGCCAGCACGTCCTCATATCGGTCAATATGACGTGTGCGGTACAGGTGTAGATAGAATCGATTTCTCGCATCATGCGTGGGATAGTCAGCGGCATTTGCATTCTTCAATAGCCCAAGCGATAGGCTGGGAGTATCGGCCGCATCCCAGTTCTGCCCATTGTTAACGATCGCATCAAGCAGCTCATCGTGTTGATCGCTGCTTAATCTTCCCGAGAATGGGGCTATCACATTACGAAAATTTGCTTCCGATCCTCGCCAACTGCCGGATTCTTCATACATCCCGATTGCCTTGGGCCAGAGATCGGGAATGGGATCGGCGGCAATCGCCGCACGCAGTTGCTCGCCACTGAGTTCATCAATCAGTTCCAACAGGGCGTTGCGAAATTGCGGCAGCGTGACGGCTGCCAGCATTCGATAGTCTTCAATATCCGTGGCATCGATATTCTCTGCCGTTTCCTGCAGAGCAGTTCTGGTTGGCGCTTCTAGCAGTGGCCAGAAGTCCGGAAATGCAGCAATAAAGGCAATTGCGCGCTGCCGATTGTCCGGCTCGATGCTGTCAATCAGGCGGGCAATGGTTTGCGACAAATCAGGCCATGAGTTCGGCGCCCGATCACGGATGGCGACTAGCGATGAAACGATCTTTCTTCGTTGGATCTCCCATCTTGGCGGAACACCCTTGAGGAGAGATTTCGCCAAGACTGTGCCGAAATTTCTGACATTCTGCGGTCTAACGCGCGCGAGGTAGCGCTGCTCGACATAGTCCAAAATCCTAATCTCGGTATTGGGGAAGCCCGTTGATTGCACGTCCGCGTCGAATTGCTCGAAGATAGCTTTTCCTTGCCGAGGCTCCTGAGACAAAACGAGATCAATGGCATTCACCAAATGAAGGCGAACGAGTTCGGGGGTCGGTTCGAACAGTTCGGCTTCTGCAGAGAAAGCGGGATGCGCGCAGAGATGTCGGTCCTGTCGAAGTCGATCAAGGTGAGTGGCTGCTAGCCGATTGATGATTTGGGTATTGGTGGTTGCGTCATCGATAATTCGAGCTTCGAGGTCGAGCAACCTTTTGATGTCGCCGGCCGCATTCGCTGCATCCCACGACTGAATGAAGGCGATGGCTGCGCCGTCTTCCATGGCGCCCAGCTCACGATACTTGGCGATCAAGTCGTAGACGACTGCAACCCATGCGGATGACAATGCGGCACGCAGCGCGCCGGCCTTGTAGGCTTTCACCGCGTCCAGAAAATAGATTTTCGACTGGGGTTGCCGAACTCGTGTGAGCAATATGTCGAGGTCTATGAAGCCATTGTCCACGGGGCGTCCGCCTGCAATTGCTGTTGGAAGGTGACATTCATTCTAGCGAAAATTCCGCGTCTTCACACAGATCTCGTCGATATGGCCTTAGGGGTCTTAGTCCGGACCGGCGACTATGCTGCCCGCCGGGCTAGTCGGCGGGCTGCGTCGCCCGGATCATGTGGGTGATCTCGACGGCAATTCGGATCGTGGCCGAGATCGTGCAGCCCTCGCCCACTTCACGCCCGATGTCCCGCAGACCGGCTTCGCCGATCTTCTCCAGCCCTTCGACCACGTCTTCGAGATCGGACGAGAGTATCCGTATCCCGATTGGGCCCTTCTCGGCCGTGAGCCGGATAGTTGTGGACAACAACGTGCTCAAGGACGACGAGCAGGCTTCGTGCCGGCGTAACAACATCACAGCGCGCCAACGCCCGCTGCGATCGCTAGGTCGTGAACCTCGAACGGGACCCCGCCAGCCTGCATGATAGCCCTCAGGCGATCGATGAAAGGTGCAGGCACAGCAATCGCAAGAAGCTTTTCCGCGCGCGTTACGCCAACATAGATGACGCGCTTGGGCTCGGAATCTGTGCGATTCTCCCATGCGGCGATGAGGTCTTCAGTGTAATCGCCGTTTGGAATCACAACGCATACAGCATTGTGCTCGCTTCCCTTGGCCTCGTGAATTGTCGCCCAAGAAATAGCGGCGAGATCCGCTCGGGGCTGCAGAAACTGGCCCCATTCGGTATTCGGGGGGCGCCGAAAGTAGGTGGTCACGGTGACGCCGGCACCATAGGAGAGGTTAAGGGCTGTGACAGCGGTTTGCAGCGCTACAACCCAGCCGCTTCGGGCATCATCGGAATTCGCGCAGGTTGGAGGAAGTTGCGATATCAGCCGTAACGCCATCCGGCGCAACCAACGGCGATCAATCCCGTGTTGTTCGACGAGACGCGCGACGCTGCTTTGTTCTTCGAACTTACCCATTAGATCCAGCAAGGTTTGCTCCGCAACGACGAGACACGCCTCCCGCGCGCGGCCAGACGTCGCCTTGGCGTGATAGGTGCCAACTGCGCGAGCAAACCTCGCTACCTTGGAATCACCACCTTCCGTATCCGGTCGAAGTCCGCACGCATTGCGAGCTGACGTGCGCGCATGCGCGAGGACCATTCGTGCGGACGGGGCAATTCCAGCCTGTTGGCAAAGATTATTGAACTGGAGATGGACAGTTGCTGGCGGCGTGTTGCCTTCGTACTTGAGGATATAGACCGGCAACGTGACGATGGCGTTCTCGCCGAGGGCGTCATCCGGATCGGCGCGACTGCGCAACGTGGCCGCGCAACGGCATATTGCTGGACTGCTGCGGAAGTTGCCTGAGAAGCCGAGGCGGCTCCCGGCGTCATAAGTTTGCGCGAGCCCGGCCAAGGCCGTGGGATCGCCCTGACGGAATCCATAGATCGCTTGGTCCGCATCGGACACAATAGTGACGCGGAGCCCGTGCTGGCGCAGCCAAGTGAGAAGCTGCAGGTCGAGTGAATTGCAGTCCTGCGCTTCGTCGACGATAACTTCGTGGAGGCGCGCCGCAATCGCGCGACCGAGGCTTCCCGACCATTGCGGATTTTGCAGCCGGGCCACGGCCTCGACGCGCACATCACCCGCGCTCAGGTATCCCTTTCGCCGAAAGGCTGCGCGAGCTTGCTGGGCCATCTGCTGATAGGCGGCATGGTTTGCCACAACATGCGCCCGCAAGCCGTTGTGTCCAATGAGCGCCGGATCGATTGCGTTGGTAGCCGGATCAAAGCGATCGAGGGATACGCCGGGTCCACGGAACGCCGCGCGCCCACGCAACCGGATCTCGACGCCGAGTGTGCTCCAGCTATCTACGACGGTGGGTCGAACAGCGACCCCTTGAAGACCGTAGGGGGTAATGAAGAATTGCCGTAGGAATGCATCGAATGTACCGACGAAGTTCGGATGACGCGCAATCACATCGAGGCCAAGCGTCCGGCACTTGGCGAGAAATTCGTCAATGGCCGAATTGGTGAAGGACAGAACTGCGATGCCCTTTCGCGGCGGAAGACCCGGCGCAATATTCTGGACACGATGAACAATTGTGCGTGTCTTCCCGCCGCCCGGACAAGCCTGTACGAACGCCTCACGCGGATGCTCGGCAAATGCGCGTTGCTCCACCGTAGGCTCACTCATTCAGCCACCGCAATGATAGCATCACGCAAATAGTTAGGCACCGTGAACGCCGAACCGGCCACGATGCGTTCCGCAAGCTGCTGGGCAAAATCGCCCTTCCGCGTGCTGGTCGCTTTGAGAAGTTGCACGAATGCGGCAGGGCGATCTGCTGCAGCAACGCCATCCACGTCCGAAGTCCAGCGTTGCGCCGATTGGGGATGGAGAAGCAAAAACACCTCGCGGAGTAGGGCTCCGTTTCCCGCGCTGTACAGCTCATGTTCGAGCGTAACGGCGTTGGTAAGAACATTGAGCCGATCCGCCACGCCCCATTCTGTGGCGCGCGCCTCAAGGTCGGCCTTGCGGTTTCCGGGTGAGTGTGGATCTGCGTCCGTGATCACGACAACGCGGTCAGCAATCGTCGCTCCCTCGCATGGATGGAGCAGGATATGGACGTAAGGTGCAAAATCCACCCCATCGATCGCCACCACCACGGCACCACGAAAACGCTGCAATGCGTGGGGATCGGTGTTGAATATACAATGCCGGGCGATCACCGGCATTAGAAGCGCCTCGGCGATTCCTTCGACGAGCAAGGCGCGATTGCCAAACAACAGAGCCGAGCGCGTCACGTCGAGATAACGACTGACTTTTTGGATCATCCGTGGGTCGAGTCCAAGCCCGCTGACCGGGATGGAGACGGTCTTCATGGTTGGCGGTGTCGTGCCCGAATCCTGAGCCGAGCGAACAACGACTAGGTGCTCGGGTGACACCCACGCTGTGAGATTAGGAGAATGCGTGGTGACGATGACCTGGATGCGGCCTTCCGGTTGGCCGGGCGCAGTCTCGCGCGCAGCAGATTTTTGGGCTTGGGCAAGCAGGAAGTCGAGCACCAGCATCTGCAACTGCGGGTGAAGATGCGCCTCCGGTTCCTCGACGAGAAACAGTGTTAAGTCCGCTTCGCGCGCCTTGGCAAGTTCGACGACGACTGTCGCCATATAAAGAAGATTGGCATAGCCCAGACCCGAGGATTTGATGTCTTCCGGCGGCAAGCCGAGGTCGGCGAGCCGAAACCGCAAATCGCGCGCCACGTCTGCAAGCGCTTCGGCAGTGAAGGCCAGCGATGCCGTTTGCGGGCGGGCGCCGCGCGTGAGGTCACCGAGCGCGGACGCGATGTCCGTGTTGATCGCGGTCAACACACGATGTGGGTCGCCGGTACGCTGAACGTGAGTCAGAAATCCCTCTTCTTCGCCGGTCTGCAAGAAGTGTTGTAGCAACGCAGTAATTCGCGTCGCACTGCCCGTACCCAGCGCCTGCTTGGCATCACGCAACGGGGGTAGATAGACGTGGCGAATAAGGTC
The genomic region above belongs to Pseudorhodoplanes sinuspersici and contains:
- a CDS encoding IS110 family transposase, whose protein sequence is MKLFIGLDLGVNKAAICVLDDNGGTVLQTIVPSEPAQVIAKLSKLSGEIALIGFEARPLSEWMYGALRDAGYPVFCIETRHTQRFLSTRPNKTDRNDAHGIATMMRVGHFKPVHVKSRESQMVRSLLIGRRQFMSAMLQIENTIRGLLRTQGQKLGRVHRYKFSERVFELCGREPMLLPAIEPLLAARDEMRVQVRKLDNALERASRADLAASPS
- a CDS encoding sulfite exporter TauE/SafE family protein, with translation MVELVVAGITKQECEDGALPTLDNEAIWLGLAFLVIALIYAAVGQAGASGYIAAMALAGFAPLAMKTTALALNLLVAAIGTFYFIRARRLSWRNVYPFAVLGFPFSLLGGAVHLREEVYYPVVGIILILSSLQMARSAFRKGDASVASPSTPPFWGALATGAVIGFVSGTTGTGGGVFLAPVILAMNWGTAHQTAATTAVYNLMNSAAALLGAYFYWDQIPASLPWWLVAVAAGGSIGAFVGSRYLSDRWLRGILALLLLVSGIKLVL
- a CDS encoding UvrD-helicase domain-containing protein; this translates as MSEPTVEQRAFAEHPREAFVQACPGGGKTRTIVHRVQNIAPGLPPRKGIAVLSFTNSAIDEFLAKCRTLGLDVIARHPNFVGTFDAFLRQFFITPYGLQGVAVRPTVVDSWSTLGVEIRLRGRAAFRGPGVSLDRFDPATNAIDPALIGHNGLRAHVVANHAAYQQMAQQARAAFRRKGYLSAGDVRVEAVARLQNPQWSGSLGRAIAARLHEVIVDEAQDCNSLDLQLLTWLRQHGLRVTIVSDADQAIYGFRQGDPTALAGLAQTYDAGSRLGFSGNFRSSPAICRCAATLRSRADPDDALGENAIVTLPVYILKYEGNTPPATVHLQFNNLCQQAGIAPSARMVLAHARTSARNACGLRPDTEGGDSKVARFARAVGTYHAKATSGRAREACLVVAEQTLLDLMGKFEEQSSVARLVEQHGIDRRWLRRMALRLISQLPPTCANSDDARSGWVVALQTAVTALNLSYGAGVTVTTYFRRPPNTEWGQFLQPRADLAAISWATIHEAKGSEHNAVCVVIPNGDYTEDLIAAWENRTDSEPKRVIYVGVTRAEKLLAIAVPAPFIDRLRAIMQAGGVPFEVHDLAIAAGVGAL
- a CDS encoding ATP-dependent nuclease is translated as MHIDCLRLQRFRSCADVKVRFHRELTVLVGENNGGKSNIVDALRLLTLPLNGRRDRYPEDEDLRRGSTETHYALEGQFAGLGDTMKGLLISAVPDPTADLAVFGMRYQTRTPGTLRGRASSWAGRFDTAEPESGSTDLIRHVYLPPLRDAKQALGTGSATRITALLQHFLQTGEEEGFLTHVQRTGDPHRVLTAINTDIASALGDLTRGARPQTASLAFTAEALADVARDLRFRLADLGLPPEDIKSSGLGYANLLYMATVVVELAKAREADLTLFLVEEPEAHLHPQLQMLVLDFLLAQAQKSAARETAPGQPEGRIQVIVTTHSPNLTAWVSPEHLVVVRSAQDSGTTPPTMKTVSIPVSGLGLDPRMIQKVSRYLDVTRSALLFGNRALLVEGIAEALLMPVIARHCIFNTDPHALQRFRGAVVVAIDGVDFAPYVHILLHPCEGATIADRVVVITDADPHSPGNRKADLEARATEWGVADRLNVLTNAVTLEHELYSAGNGALLREVFLLLHPQSAQRWTSDVDGVAAADRPAAFVQLLKATSTRKGDFAQQLAERIVAGSAFTVPNYLRDAIIAVAE